Genomic segment of bacterium BMS3Abin08:
TGCAAGATATGATAACATTCCTTCCCATCCCCAGTCCAGTAGCAACAGGTATATCAATATACTCATTGGCATACCCCCTGTCCTCCTGTGGAAGGATACCAATTGTTACTCCGCCATGGTTTTTAGCACCCTTAGCGGCTGCCTCCATTACGCCTCCAAGGCCACCACACAACAGCAGGGATCCTGATTTCGCAATTTTCTCACCAACTGCTTCAGCTATCATAAGCATCCTGTCATCAACATCCCGCCCGCCAATCACTCCGATTACATGCTTATCCAAGGAGACCTCCTCTGATGCCGGACACCCCGCTCACCGGGTAGGACAGTGAAGTGGGCTTCTGTTATACCTCGGGAAGGATGCCGAGGTTCTTCATCTTTGTCCTTAGTTGTTTCCTTGAAATCCCGAGCAAAGGGGGCATCTGGATCGTTATGACATTCAGCCTGTAATAAAGGTCCGATCTGAACTCCCCTTTTTCAACCGCCTCTTCTATGTTCCTGTTGGTAGCAGCAAGGACCCTTACATCGACACTTATCCTCTCCTTCCCCCCAAGCCTGAGAAACTCCTTTTCCTGGAGAAACCTGAGGAGTTTCTTCTGCATACTGAAATCAAGGTCCCCATCTCACCGAAGAAGACCGTGCAGAACCAATGTAAACTTACTCCCCTTATTATAAACACTTTCCACTTTTATATCACCCCCGTGCTCCTTTGCAATCTTCTTGGAGATTGCCAGACCAAGCCCGGTACCCCGCGTCTTTGTTGTGTAGAAAGGATTAAAGATCTCCTCCAGATTCTCTTCCCTGATCCCTGTTCCATTGTCCTCCACGGAAAGCACCACCATTCCATCGGAGATCCCGGTCTTTATCAGTACACGCCCCTTCTCCCCCACCGCATCAAAGGAGTTGATGATGAGATTTATCAGTAGCTGCTTTATCTGGTTGTGATCCATATCCACAACAGGCACCCCGTTGGCAAGGGGTAAAGGGGAGATGAAAGGCGGTGTATTACAGTTACTGAAGATACTGAATCATTGCAGGTTTACTTTTTACAGCCTATTTTATTTTCAAGAAAGATACCCTCCTGATGCAGCTTGATCTCCTTTTTTCATTCCAGCGGCCGGGGTTGAAAATGTGGCAGGAGGGATACATCTCTACGTTCCTCTATCAGAGCCATCCCTTCTTGCTTGTTCTTTCTTTTGTGGGAATTTATCAGGCCGTCAGGAAAAAAGACTTCAGGGTCCTGATCCCTTTATGGTTTTTTATTCTTGTAGTGGCTCTGAGCATTAAGAGGATAAGGTATATTATCCCCCTCTTACCCCTTTTCTCAATTTTGTCAGCATACGGCTTGTCCTTCCTGAAAAGGAGGGAGATACGGAGATATCTCGTCCTCTTGACGGTGACATCATCACTTGTTCTGCTTTATATTGCCTATATCCCCTTTTTAAAGGATACAAGCATGGTGAACCTGAAAAGGGCCGGTGAGTTTCTTAATTCCACCGGGGCTGATTCCTGTGATGGGTCTCAGGCTTCATGGTTACAGTACCGCAGGCCACAGCCTCACGGGAGGTAGTGGACTTTTCAGATACATCCACCATCCTGGCCTTGGCCTCGCTATCTATGTGGGAAAGTTCGGACATTTCAGACTCTCATTAATATGACACAGGTATTAAAGGGGCAAGGAGGGCAGCAAGAGCCCATTGCACTGCAAAGGGCTCTTGCTGTTAGAGTTTTTTATTTCGGGAATTTTGGGTATATGTTTGGCGGTACAATCGGGAGGTCGAGCCTGTTTGCATACTCCCTCATTGAACCATCGTAGTTCGATATGTGTTTATATCTCAGGAGTTCAGACAACACAAACCAGCCAAGAGACGACCTTACGCCTGTGTTGCAGTATGCTATGACAGGTTTATTTCCTGTAACCCCAACCTTGGCAAATATTGCCTTTAACTCAGCCTTGGACTTGAATGAGCCGTCCCTGTTGTTTGTCTCTTCAGGGCATGCTACATTTTTTGCTCCAGGAATGTGGCCGGTCCTTACCCACTTCTTTATGCTATATTTTTTGCCCTTATAGTATGCAGCCGGGCGGCAATCAATAAAAATGCTTTTGCCAGTTGACAGTGCATAAAAAACATTTGGTGTAAGCTGGGCTCTTATCTTTGTGTTTGGTGGATATGATACATTGTAGTTTAATTTGGAAACGGAGGGAACTACTTTGGTCATTTCGCGTCTTTCTTTAATCCACTTACCCTTTGAGCCGTTCATTATGTGAAGGTTATTGACCTTCCAGAACTTGAGTGTCCAGTAAAAACGCGTTGCCTGGTCGATTTTACTAGCATAGATGATTATATCTGTTTTTTTGGTCACGCCTAATTTCTTCATAACTGCCTTCACTTCAGTATAAGTCAGTATCATATGGTCAGACAATGGGTTAAATACCTCACTACCCCATTTTATATGCACTGCACCTGGTATGTGACCCTTATCATAGCCTTTCTTGCTGACCTCTACCAGCCTTATCTCGGTTTGAGCAGGATTTCTGATGGTTTTCAGGTGCTTAGCTACGAAGTCCGTAGATACCACTACCCCTGAAAATTCTACTGCGTATACTGCCTGCGAGTAAACTGCTAAGGACATGAACAAAACAATGACTAAGCTTGCTACTAATTTCTTTCTCATAAGTTACCTCCCAAAACGTTCCCTCATAGAGGGAGTTCATAATCCAGGTTTTCAAGTGATAATACAACTACCTCAACTATTATTCCTTACCTCCTTTCTTTCATTATCCCGGCTAAGTGCCAGGATGTACTATAATTAAGTACTAAATACCCACGAACTACAGAATTGAGAACGTAACTTAATATCTGGAGCCTCTTTAGAATTTGCTCTACTATAAATTGTATAAAACATACACTATACGTTTGTCAAGGAAAATATTTAGAGGTGAGCACTAAGCATGGTCCATGCACTCGGCAGGGTTTAGTCCTCATACTCATCCTTTCACTCATCTCCTGTACAGTAAACCCGTCACAGGTGAGAGGGAATTGACGCTTGTGTCCGAGTCTCAGGAGATCGAGATGGGGTGGGAAGCTGCACCGTCCCTTAACTGGGCATACGGGGGAGTTTCATGATCCGGCACTTAAACAATACCTTGAAGGAAGGGATCGATAAAGGATTCTACTATAAATGAGGACGGCATTTATGAAGTTTGATAAAACACTGACGTTAAAGGGCTTGTCGGCCGCAGGGCCAGTATAATCACGTTTAATACCCTTGAGCATATGCTCGAAGGAGAAAAACTCTGAGTGATAACAAATGACATTGCAATGAGAGAAAGCATTTCTTCAAACTGTGATGCGCTTGGGATATAAGCTGTTGGGAGCGAAAGAGGATGAAGGGATATTATCATTTATCATTCAGAAATAAACGATTCCAGCAGACTGGAATGCCCTCCCCGGCATGCCCGTTGCCATATTCGGGGCAGCGGGCAATTTTTCTTTTTGACTTTATTGTAAAAATACTGTAACATTTATCTTGCATGATATACTGCAGTAAAGGAGGAACAAATGGGGAAGAAAATTACCGTTCTTGTCAGGGACAGGCAGGGTGAGGCCTTGAGGATGGCTGTGGGTATTACCCTTCTCGATGATGTTATTGATGTATACGTGCTGGACAGAAAGGTGGAAGAGACAGAAGACAATACCATGAATATTGAAATGATGAAGGATCTGGATATGAAAGTCTACACAAATTGCAAAGACAATGAGGGTTTGGAGTATCTCTCTACCGAGGAGATAGCACAGAAACTTCTTGGATACGATCATATACTGCCGTATTAAAAAGTTATAAAAGTTCACCGACGAGAACGCAGAGAGAACGAAATAAACAATAAACTAATAGAATTTGGTTTGAAAAAATATTATTTCTTATTTTAAAATCTCTGCGAACTCAGCGATCTCTGCGGTAGGCTGAATTATTTAAAAATTTAACTGAGAGAGGTGAATGCTATGAAGATTTTGTACATTTTAAAACAGGACCCTGATGAAACATTAAATAAGATTATGGAAGAACACAAGAAGTCAAATGAGATTACAGTTGTGGACCTGAGAGAAAACAAAAACTATGATCAGATTGTTGATCTTATTACCTCCAGTGATAAGGTTATTCCCTGGTGATCTGTGGCTGAATAATTACAAATAAAAAACTCAGGAGGAGAGTAAAGATGAAACTCGGAATATTGGTTAATACGGATAAACAACTTGAAGACATTATAGGATTTACAAAGGCTGCCCTATCTAAAGGCCATGAGGTTATCATATTTGCCATGGATGAAGGGACAAAATTACTTGAAAATCCCTCTTGTATCGAGTTACATAACCTCCAGGGTGTTACAATGAGTTTTTGTGACCATAGCGCAAAGGGACTGGGGGTTAAGACTGAAGGGCTACCAGAGGGGATTGTCTGTGGCAGCCAGTATAATAACGCAGCCATGAGCCATGATGCCGACAAAATGATCGTTCTTTAGAGTTGTTGAAAGTGGCAATTTGTGGTACTGCCACAAGGAATTATCCGAAAGAAGCAGGAGTTGTTATTTTTTGATTGATAGGGAGGCATTTAATGCCTCCCTTGAAAACAGAATCAATCCTCCTTCCTTATTCCGGTTAGCATCAGAAACAATCGATAGATGGATACCAGGCAATCCAACCTTAAAACTGTTGATTATCTACTGATAATCTCCTTACTCACCCTATTTACACCCCTCGTGCTTTTTGTATATCGTTCTCTTGATGATAATAGGCTAACCAGTTGGAAATGGGTATTTGCCAACATGGATGCAGGCAGGATTTTTTTAATCCTTGTTCCCGGCATCATGCTTGCCTATCTGATATCCAGAATTTCTTTTTTTGAGCGCAACCCAACATTGCTTTTTCTCTCTTCTTTTGTGATTGCAGCCGCCTTCTGGAGAGAACCTGAAGTAATAGTGGATACTTCAAGATATTTTACTCAGGCCAAGCATCTGGAGATGTACGGAATCGGATATTTCATCAGTGAATGGGGAAAAGATATTGTGGTCTGGACCGACTTGCCACTTGTTCCTTTCCTGTACGGTCTTATCTTTAAGTTCCTTGGGGAATCCAGGCTTTACATCCAGATATTCACAACCCTTCTATATTCTCTGACCCTTGTACTCACATATATGATCGGGAAGACTCTCTGGGACGAAGATACAGGTTTTTATGCCGGGCTGCTCCTGTTAGGTATCCCCTACCTCTTTACCCAGGTGCCGCTTATGCTTGTTGATGTCCCTACGATGTTCTTCCTTACACTCTCGGTTTTTACCTTTATTAA
This window contains:
- a CDS encoding DNA recombination-mediator protein A; amino-acid sequence: MDKHVIGVIGGRDVDDRMLMIAEAVGEKIAKSGSLLLCGGLGGVMEAAAKGAKNHGGVTIGILPQEDRGYANEYIDIPVATGLGMGRNVIISCTADVLIAIGGGYGTLSEIAFALQLGKQVVGIETWKIEEVREAADAEDAVRKALRLSS
- the nifA_3 gene encoding nif-specific regulatory protein — its product is MQKKLLRFLQEKEFLRLGGKERISVDVRVLAATNRNIEEAVEKGEFRSDLYYRLNVITIQMPPLLGISRKQLRTKMKNLGILPEV
- the zraS_9 gene encoding sensor protein ZraS — its product is MDHNQIKQLLINLIINSFDAVGEKGRVLIKTGISDGMVVLSVEDNGTGIREENLEEIFNPFYTTKTRGTGLGLAISKKIAKEHGGDIKVESVYNKGSKFTLVLHGLLR
- a CDS encoding thiosulfate sulfurtransferase, translating into MRKKLVASLVIVLFMSLAVYSQAVYAVEFSGVVVSTDFVAKHLKTIRNPAQTEIRLVEVSKKGYDKGHIPGAVHIKWGSEVFNPLSDHMILTYTEVKAVMKKLGVTKKTDIIIYASKIDQATRFYWTLKFWKVNNLHIMNGSKGKWIKERREMTKVVPSVSKLNYNVSYPPNTKIRAQLTPNVFYALSTGKSIFIDCRPAAYYKGKKYSIKKWVRTGHIPGAKNVACPEETNNRDGSFKSKAELKAIFAKVGVTGNKPVIAYCNTGVRSSLGWFVLSELLRYKHISNYDGSMREYANRLDLPIVPPNIYPKFPK